The Flavobacterium sp. K5-23 genome segment AGGCAAAGCAAATTCTCCACCTCCCCAAAATTGCATGTTTTGCCAACCTTCAACATCATTATAAACTGCCATTCTAGGGTAGAACTGAGCAATCACATACAATCTATTTCCTTCTTTTTCGAATAATTCATACCCTGAACGTCCTCCTTCTGTTCTATAATTATTGATGTTATACCACCATTTTATAGAAAAAGACATCACTTCTCCAGGCTTCATTGGAGTCACTAAATTGATTCGCATCATAGTTTGATTGATAGTATAAGACATAGGAGCTCCCTTAGCGTCTTTTACATATTCAATATTAAAGCCACGTTCTAGTTTATTTTTCAAGAACTTGTTAGTAAAAGTAGCCGCAGGAAATGTTTGATCCATTCTGTCACTTTCCGCTAAAGGGGATTGCGAATTAGGAGCTGCTTGATTCTGGTCTAATTGCACCCATAAATACTCCAAACTATCTGGGGAATTATTATGATAAGTAATGGTTTCAGAACCACTTAATTTTGCATTTTTGTCGTCTAATTCAATATCCATCTTATAATCAGCCTGTTGTTGATAATAAGCAGGACCCGGAGCACCTGAAGCTGTACGAAACATATTTGGCGTTGCCAATAAATCATACATTTGACTAAACTTATTTGTGTCATACTTCCCTGATTGTTTAGGAGCAGTCGTTTTCTCCTGTGCAAATAATACTACTGGAAGAATAAAAAATAATGTGATTTTTTTCATAGATAGAATTTCGAAATTATTTCAGCCCGTGAAAATAATAATTTTCCACAGCTTATTTCAAAAAATTTAATATTTTAACATCTCTTTTGTGGAAGATTCAGTAAAGAGGATACTTTTTTTAATTCCCAAAACATTTATATGAGTAATGTTTTGTTGCTCAGCATTCCAATCTAACAAGACAGAATTACTTATTTCAAGAGAATTGATTTTAGCTATTTCTTTAATGCTCCAATAGCAAATCAGCACATCATCGTCTATTTCCTTACTCAAGAAATTCATGGATTTTGACTGTCCGTTTACTTTAATCGAAAAATTTTCATTGATATACTTTTTCAACAGAATTAATTCTTCTGCTGATTCTTTATCTAGGCCTAAAAACAATTTTTTCTTGTATTTTTTCTCAAGCGCTTTATTCAAATCATCAATGAAAATCCTGGAAGTGATTTGTAACATTTTCTTTTGTGGAGCGTAATTTACCTGATAGATCGCCATATAAAATTTATGAGCGCTAAAGGAAACTAAAGACAAACTAAATATCGCAAGAAGTGTAATTATAAATGCTTTTTTCATTTGTCAAAAGTAGTCATTCTTTTGAATTCCTTGTTTTTAGTAACCAGAAATTCTATCAATTCAAATTCGTTTTGGTTTTTCAGTACCGTTTTTGCTTTTGGATCGTTTTCACTAAAAATTAGAAAAAGACCAATTTCATCGTCTTTAAGTTTCAATGTATTCGTAAAAAAATCATACCCAATTTTAGACATTGCAAAATCCGAGAAACCCTGTGAATAATCAATTTTATCAGGATTGTTTTTTCTAAAAATTGTCAAGACGTCTTTATAAATCCGGACAAAATCCGTTCCTTTATCAATACTCCCGTCCGGCGGCATCGCTATATTTTTTGGCGAAGATTTTTCATCATCAACGTATTGCATATCCACAATTTCCTGAGACTTTCCTTCGACAGGGTTTTTCCACTTTTTAGCAAAAATAAGAACTTCAGTCAGCTGATTTGTATGAACCTCCATTCGCACTCTCAAAAGAGGCGACTTAATATTAGTATCGGTAATAATTATTTTTCTAGACTTAAACCCTAAACTTGAAATTAGCAAAGTGTCATTTATTTTTACTGAAACCACAAAAAAACCATTTTCCTTAACAGCCGCTCCTGACTTTGAGTTTAAATTAAAAACCACACCGTTTTCAATCTTAACATTATCATTTACTACCTGACCATGCAATGGTTTCCTGGTCAATGTTTGAGCCATACAAAATTGACAAAACAAACTCAAAAGAAATATTCCTATTTTAGTTTTCATTTTGATTAATTTGGTTATAATTCTTTGCTAAACTGACAATTAAAAACATTGACAATGTTTTATTCCTGGTATTTAATGATTCTACAAATTCCCCGTTTTCCACACAATAATATTGAAATCCTTGAATGTAATCAACCGGAATTTTTAAAGATTCAATATAATACTTGTCTTCAAATAGGTAAGCTAATCGATTTAAAGCCTGTCCTTTTTTCTCTACTATTATATTCTTTTTAAGCATTGCTTTGCGGCCAGAAATAGCATTTAAAAGTCCGTCAATTCCTCCACCAGATGTAGCTGTATATAACTTCCTTTCGGCAGGAGTATACTTTTTTTGACCGTATGGGATAATCCCTAAATTTTCAGCAGTGATTTGAGGATATTCATTAATCACAACTTCATCGAGATCAATGCTTTTTGTAACCATCAGTATCGAAATGAATTCCTTTGTTAAATCCTGATTATTAATGGTCTTATGTAAAGTTACGAGATTTACAGCAGAAAATACCAAAACATCTCCTTCTTTTACCAAAATAGAAAACAATCCGTTTTTATCAGAAACAGCACTCAATTTACTTGATTGATTAACTATATTGATTGATTCAGCAGTTGCGTTCTCGACAACTATTACACCCTGAATCGTAATCTGTTTGGTTACTTGACCATAAAACAACTGAGTAATCAACAAAATCAGGATTACTAAAAAAGTATTTTTATTATTCATTAGCAATAATGCTTTTATATTTTACAGCGAGTTCCCCTAATAAAAACTCAATCACCGTTTTATTACCCAAATTTAGATTCTTAATAAAGTTTTCATTTTCTACAGCAAAATACTCAAACCCTTTCACATAGATAGCAGGAATACCTAACTTGTTTATAATATGATCTTCATCAAACATATTTTCCAATTTCTTTAAACAAAACTCTTTCCTTTCAACTTCCAAATCCTTTTTAAGCCTTTTTGTCCTACCATTTATCATATTAATCAACGGATCTAAAGGCATCGAACCTCCAATTAAACCTAACAACATGATAGGTTTAAAATCACCAGCTGTTTTCAATTTCCTTTCGGCTGAAGTATATTTTTTCATCCCGTTAGGAATAATACCCAAACTCTCTGCCGATATTTTCTGACGCTCTTTGACTACAACTTCTTTAAGCGCAATACTTGCTGGAGTCATAGTAATACGAATCACATCCAGGACCAAGTCATGTTTGATTATTATTTTATGTAAAGTATCCAGATTTACAGCAGAAAATACCAAAACATCTCCTTCTTTTGCCAAAATAGAAAACAATCCATTTTTATCAGAAACCGTACTCAATTTAAGTGATTGATTGACTACATTAATAGATTCACCAGTGATATTCTCTACAACTATTACTCCATAAATTATTTTCCTGCTGTCTATCTGACCAAATAAAAACGGAGTGATTAGCAAAAACAGAATTACTGAAAAAATATTTTTTTTATTCATTCGCAATAATGCTTTTATATTTCACAGCGAGCTCGCCTAATAAAAACTCAATTACTGTTTTATTACCTGAATTTAAAATCTTCGTGAATTTGTCATTTTCAACAGCAAAATACTCAAACCCTTTCACGTAGATAGCTGGAATTCCTAACTTGTTTATAAAATGATTTTTATCAAACATATATTCCAATTTTTGTATACACCTAATTTTACTTTCTACTTCAACTCCTTTCTTAAGCATCGCCGTTCGACCGGAAATCCAATTAAATAATGGATCTGCAGAAACAGAGCCACCAGCCATTCCACCCACACTGGCAGAGGCATCAAGAGAATTGGCAGTCTTCAATAATCGTTCAGCTTGTGTATATGATTTTTGACCTTTTGGGATAATTCCGAGTGAAACAGCGTTTATATTATCATACTTTCGAATAATAACTTCATTCAACAAATTCATTGCGGGTTCCACATTAACTATGATAAAATCTTTTTCAAAATGACCGCAAGTTAATACAAGTTTGAGTACCTTATACTGTATTGCCGAAAACAATAATGTATCACCCTCAACTGCAGTTATAGAAAAGAAACCTTCTTTATCAGTTGTTACAGCAGCCTCTGTATTCTTATTGATAACATAAACCCCTTCGATGTCAGAAATTCGAGCTCGTATTTTACCTTTTAATTTAGTTTGTTCAGGCGCTTGTGCCATCGTATTGGCAGCATATAAAATTAAAAAAAGCTTTAGATACCAACTCATTATTGCAACAATCAATCTATATATTGACTGAATACAAAAATATCCCAAGCTCCTCCAAATTAATTACTAACGTCTTGGTAAAAATATGTTAATAAAAAATGGGGAATAAAAAACACGTTTTTATACCTTTAGACCAAATTACAATCAAAAAATGAAAAACATTATCATAGCCAGTACATCCACCCTACACGGTGGTGACTATTTAGAATACCTGTTACCAGAGTTAAAAAACCATTTTAAAGAGTGCAAAACAGTATTATTCATTCCTTACTCAAGGCCAAGCGGTATTACACATGAGGAATACACTGCAAAGGTTTCTCAGGCTTTTGCCAAAATAGATATTGATGTAAAAGGAATACATGAATATATAGATGCCGGAATTGCAATAAAAAATGCCGAAGGAATATTTACGGGAGGCGGAAATACTTTTTTATTAGTTTACCAATTGTATAAAAATGAACTAATAACAACTCTTGCGGAAACTGTAAAAAACGGAACTCCTTATTTAGGGACTAGTGCGGGAAGTAACATATGTGGACTAAGTATGCAGAATACGAATGACATGCCTATTATTTATCCTCCAAGTTTTCAAACATTAGGCTTAATTCCTTTTAACATAAATGCCCATTACTTAGATCCCGACACACAGTCAAAACATATGGGAGAAACACGTGAAACCAGAATCAAAGAATTCCATGCATTTAATACTATTCCAGTATTAGGACTTAGAGAAGGAAGCTGGCTGGAAGTAAAAGGAGAAAAAACTTTCTTAAGAGGAACTTTGACTGCACGTCTTTTTAAACAAAATCAAACTGCAATAGAACTGGAATCAGGAAGTGACCTAAGTGGCTTAAAATAAAAAAGCCGAAACATAAATGTTTCGGCTTCAAAGAGCGAAAGACGAGGCTCGAACTCGCGACAACCAGCTTGGAAGGCTGGAGCTCTACCAACTGAGCTACTTTCGCATTAACAGGCTGCAAATATAAGTATTTAATTTACTTAAATGCAAATTTTATTTAAATTATTTTTTCTGATTCAAATTTATCAGATACGCAAATTAAAACTTCCGTATCCTCAACATACTTTACTAAAGAAAAATAAAATCCTCAAATTAAAATTTGAGGATTTAGAGCGAAAGACGAGGCTCGAACTCGCGACAACCAGCTTGGAAGGCTGGAGCTCTACCAACTGAGCTACTTTCGCATTACCGTGGTGCAAATATAGATAATAAAGTTACTTTAAAACAAATTTATTTTAGAAAAAAGATTTAAAAAACCTATTCCTGTTGGCTTAACCCTATTCTATATTACCCGTAAACATTTTATTTATAAATCCTTAACCCCTCATTTACTTCAAAAAATAATTTAAATAAAAAGCGAATGAATTAAATAATTTCTTACAATAAAAACAGTTCATATGCAGTAAACTCCAGAGTTCATGAAAATAAAATTGCCTGTATAACAACTACATTTCAAATATTACATCGGCTTAGTGCAATACGGTTTCGAAAATAAAAAAACAGACCATAAGCACAACCATTAAAATAGGTCTAAAGAATGCATCTAGAAAATTTACTGAGCCCTTACAAAGTAAAAAAAAGGTATACTTCATTAAAGAGGCATACCTTTTATTATGAGATCGTCTGGTTTAAAAAAACTAATCTTTATAGCAGATCACATTACTGCTTTATCTAAACAATTAAGAAACCAACTCAGAATCTGTTTTAACATCTCTCGATTGATGATAGATAAACAAACATGATTTACCCTTTATCGTATTGATAATTTCTTCTTTTAATTCTTCTGGAATTGCGGGACAACCTAAACTTCTCCCTAATCTTTTATTGTTTTTAATGAAAGACCCAGAAACATAATTAGCGGCATGCATTACAACACCTCTTGCCCTAGCATGATCATTTACCCCTTTCTCCAAGCCATCTAAACGCAATGACATACCATGTTTCCCGTTATAAGTCTCTCCAGTAACATAAAGTCCTAAGCTGCTTTTGAAAGACTCATTTGAATTAGAAAAACTATTTGCAAATTCCTCTCCGGTATTTCTACCATGAGCAACAAGTGAATTATATAAAATAGTATTAGTCGTTAAATCAATTACCCAAAGTCTTTTAGTATTCGAAGACAAACTAAAGTCAACTAATGTCAAAATATCTTTTGTAACCAATCCTTTTTCTTTTAGAGTATAAAAACTCTTCAAAGCCTGAGAAAAACTTTCCAATTTAGGTAAAGCATATTGATTAGAATGTAAGTCGTTATAAACGGCCTCAACTTCATCATCTATAGTTACAACAGTTTTTACAGCCAATTCTTTTGAACTGGTACTCTTTGTGTTATAAAAAGATGCTTTAGTTTGAGAAAGTGAAAATAACAAAAATAAAAAGGCGGGAAATAATTTATAATGCATTGATTTTGTATGTGTTACGTTGTTTAGTCGAATAGTCAAATATATAAAAAACAATAGGTTTATAAAAATCAAAATTGCGAAACAGAGACAAAATAGGCTATTTGTAATCCTATTACGACATTAAATGCCTTTAAAAATTTGCTTATACTATTAATTATATTATTTTTGCTCCATAACATTCTCAATTCATGCAAAAATTCTACTATTCTTTATTAATATTGTTTGTTTTCAACAATTTCAATGCATATAGTCAAAAAAAGAACCTTATAGCGAAATCTACTACACAGAATATAAGCATTGACGGGAAAATGAATGAGGCTGCCTGGAAAGAAAACACGGAAATCGCCACTGATTTCATCATGTTTGAACCGGATAATGGCAAACCTATTAGCAAAGATAAAAAAACAGAAGTAAAAGTATTATATGATAATGATGCCATCTATATAATGGCAATATTATACGACAATGAACCTGATAAAATTCAAAAAGAAATAACTAATCGTGATGTTTTTGGAGTATCTGATCATTTTTCGGTTTCTATAAATGGATTTAATGATGGTCAGCAAGATTTTAGATTTTATGTAAGTGCTGCTGGAGTTCAAATGGACTGTTTAGCGACAGAAGATAATGAAGATTTTGTATGGGATGCCATTTGGGACAGTGAAGTTTCCATAACTGATTTTGGATGGGTGGTAGAGATGAAAATCCCTTATGCCGCTTTGCGATTTTCTAATGCCCAAAAACAAACCTGGGGATTGAATTTTATGCGAGAAATAAAACGCGACGTTCAAAAATACACTTGGAATCATGTGGATACAAAAATTGGTGCCGTAATTACTCAAGCGGGGACACTTGAAGGAATTGAAAATATAAAAACATCAACCCGTCTTTTCTTCATTCCTTACACCTCTTTTTATTATCAAAAAAATGATAGCGACTCCGATAAAACATTCAAAGGAGGATTAGACATTAAATATGGGATTAACGACTCCTTTACTTTAGACGCAATACTGGTTCCTGATTTTGGCCAAACAAAATTTGACAATGCTATATTAAACCTAGAACCTTTCGAACAAAGGTTTGATGAAAACAGGCCTTTTTTTACAGAAGGAACTAATTTATTCAACATAGGGAATTTATTTTATTCCAGAAGAATTGGTGGCGCACCCAGTAGCGTCCCTGAAGTGTCTGATGATGAAGAAATAACTGAATATCCAAGTACTGTAGATTTGTTAAATGCAGTAAAAATATCGGGCAGAACTGAAAAAGGATTGGGAATTGGGTTTTTAAATGCAGTTACCGAGAGAACAAAAGCGACTATCCTAAATAACCTTACTAATGAAACCCGTGAAGAAGTAATAGAGCCCTTAACCAATTACAACGTAATGGTCTTTGATCAACGATTCAATCAAAACTCATCAGTATCTTTTGTAAATACTAACGTCACTCGTAACGGTAGTTTTAGAGACGCTAATGTTTCAGCTTTACTTTTTGATTTAAGCACTAAAGCAAACTCCTATAATTTATACGGGGATTTCAAATACAGCACAATAAATGACATTGAAGATTATAATGGTTTTAAAACATCGTTAAACTTTGCCAAAACAAGCGGTCAATACAGGTACGCCCTTTCTGGCAAATACATTTCCGAAAATTATGACGTCAATGACTTAGGAATTATTTTTTACACCAATTACCACAATGCTTACGCCAAAGGAAGCTACCGTATAGTGAACCCAACAAAATATTTCAACACTTTTAAATTCGAGCAAGAATTAAATTTTGAAATTCAAAACACTACAGGGAAATCCCAAGAAGCTTGGCATAAAACTACTTTAAAAGCAACAACATTAAACAATCATTATTTTGAATTTGCTTTAGTAATTACCCCTTTTGAAACTTTCGACTTTTACGAACCTCGAGTGGCTGGAAGGTATCTGCAGATTCCAAGAAAAATCTCCTCTTATTTTGGTACAGAATTTAACCGTAACAGCGCATTTACTTTTGATTTCACCCCAAGTTTCACATTGTTTGACCAAGACAAAAGAATTACTTACGGGATTGCATTAGGACCAAAATATAGGGTTAATGATAAATTGTCTTTGTTCTACGTGTTAGATTACACTCGTAAAAACAATGATATCGGATGGGTAGGTTTTGAAAATTCAGACATTATTATTGGAAAAAGAAACAGAGAGATTTTACAAAATGATTTTACCGGAAAATATGCTATAAACAATAAAATGACTTTAAATCTTACTGCTCGTTATTATTGGTCTTATTCTGATAATTTAGAATACTACAATTTACAGGACGATGGTTATCTAGTTGAAAACAATAGTTATTCTTTAAACAAAAACAGAAACTTCAACTCTTGGAATTTTGATTTATCCTATTCGTGGTGGTTTGCCCCTGGTAGTCAAATCTCTGTTTTGTACCGTAATTATGGGCTAGAAAGGTCTAACCAAGTCGAAAGAAACCTTTCTACAAATCTAAAAAACGTTTTCAACTCCGATCTTACCAGTATCTTTTCAATAAGTCTGCGTTACTTTATAGATTATAATACTGTGAAAAATAAATTCTAGCAATTCAAAATAGTATGAAAACACTTCTAATCAATAATAGTGATGAATCTGAAATGTTAATATTTTCCCATATTTAAGAAAAACCTGTAACATCTGTTTCAAATTGATGACTATTCATATACCCAAATGACTAAACTCTTTGGGGACATTAATTACGCATCAATCAAAACAATCAAATGAAAAGAATCCTTTTTATTAATGCACTTCTATTGTCTTTTTTTGGCTACAGCCAAAAAAAAACCTTACCCACTAAATTTATTTCTGACAACATCAACATTGACGGAAAATTAGATGAAGAAATATGGAAAACGGCACCAATCGCAACCGATTTTATTATGTTTCAACCTGACAATGGAAAGCCAATCCCAGAAAACAAAAGGACAGAAGTAAGAGTTTTATACGACAATGACGCGATATATATTGCCGCATTAATGTACGATAACGAACCCAGTAAAATCTTGAAAGAAATCACTAAACGAGATGATTTTGGTACATCTGATTTTTTCGGGGTTTTCATTAATGGTTATAATGATGGTCAACAAAACTTTCAATTTTTTGTTTCAGCATCAGACGGGCAAGCAGATTGCATCTCAACTGATTCTTCAGGAGAGGATTATTCCTGGGATGCAGTATGGAAAAGCAAAGCCATACTAACTGATTTTGGCTGGGCTCTCGAAATGCGAATTCCCTATGCCGCTTTGCGTTTTTCTGATGAAAAAAAGCAAACTTGGGGTTTAAACTTTTTTAGGGAAATAAGAAGAGACCGTCAAAAATATTCATGGAATTTCATTGATTCAAAAATCGGGACTTTTACTCAACAAAACGGAATTCTAGAAGGTATTGAAAACATCAAGACACCTACTCGACTATTCCTTTTGCCCTATTCCTCTTTCTATGTAAATTCAAATTCTAAACAAAAAACAACTGGAACTTTAAAGGGAGGATTAGATATTAAGTACGGTATTAACGATGCTTTTACCCTTGATGCCATTTTAATACCTGATTTTGGACAAACAAAATTTGATAATCAAATATTGAATCTGGGCCCGTTCGAGCAACAATTTAACGAAAACAGACCGTTTTTTACTGAAGGAATCGATCTATTCAGTAAAGGTAATTTACTGTATTCACGAAGAATTGGCGGAAGACCAAGTACATATCCTACTATAGGGAATGATGAAAAAGCTACAGATAATCCATCAAGTGTAAATCTACTGAATGCTTTAAAAATATCTGGAAGAACTAAAAATGGATTAGGAATAGGGATCCTTAATGCGGTTACCGAAAGAACTTTTGCAACCATTACAAACAACAATACTCAATCAACAAGAAGAGAAGAAGTCGAACCGTTATCAAATTATAATGTCTTGGTTTTGGATCAACGGTTTCGTAAAAACTCCTCCGTTAGTTTTGTAAACACTAATGTAACCAGAAACGGAAGTTTTCGTGATGGGAATGTATCAGCATTAGTCTGGGATTTAAATACTTTAAAGAACACTTATAATCTTTCAGGAAATTTAAAATACAGTTATATAAATGATATCGAAGATAAAAAAGGGACCTCATCTT includes the following:
- a CDS encoding carboxypeptidase-like regulatory domain-containing protein, whose amino-acid sequence is MNNKNTFLVILILLITQLFYGQVTKQITIQGVIVVENATAESINIVNQSSKLSAVSDKNGLFSILVKEGDVLVFSAVNLVTLHKTINNQDLTKEFISILMVTKSIDLDEVVINEYPQITAENLGIIPYGQKKYTPAERKLYTATSGGGIDGLLNAISGRKAMLKKNIIVEKKGQALNRLAYLFEDKYYIESLKIPVDYIQGFQYYCVENGEFVESLNTRNKTLSMFLIVSLAKNYNQINQNEN
- the pepE gene encoding dipeptidase PepE — encoded protein: MKNIIIASTSTLHGGDYLEYLLPELKNHFKECKTVLFIPYSRPSGITHEEYTAKVSQAFAKIDIDVKGIHEYIDAGIAIKNAEGIFTGGGNTFLLVYQLYKNELITTLAETVKNGTPYLGTSAGSNICGLSMQNTNDMPIIYPPSFQTLGLIPFNINAHYLDPDTQSKHMGETRETRIKEFHAFNTIPVLGLREGSWLEVKGEKTFLRGTLTARLFKQNQTAIELESGSDLSGLK
- a CDS encoding murein L,D-transpeptidase catalytic domain family protein, whose amino-acid sequence is MHYKLFPAFLFLLFSLSQTKASFYNTKSTSSKELAVKTVVTIDDEVEAVYNDLHSNQYALPKLESFSQALKSFYTLKEKGLVTKDILTLVDFSLSSNTKRLWVIDLTTNTILYNSLVAHGRNTGEEFANSFSNSNESFKSSLGLYVTGETYNGKHGMSLRLDGLEKGVNDHARARGVVMHAANYVSGSFIKNNKRLGRSLGCPAIPEELKEEIINTIKGKSCLFIYHQSRDVKTDSELVS
- a CDS encoding carboxypeptidase-like regulatory domain-containing protein, whose protein sequence is MSWYLKLFLILYAANTMAQAPEQTKLKGKIRARISDIEGVYVINKNTEAAVTTDKEGFFSITAVEGDTLLFSAIQYKVLKLVLTCGHFEKDFIIVNVEPAMNLLNEVIIRKYDNINAVSLGIIPKGQKSYTQAERLLKTANSLDASASVGGMAGGSVSADPLFNWISGRTAMLKKGVEVESKIRCIQKLEYMFDKNHFINKLGIPAIYVKGFEYFAVENDKFTKILNSGNKTVIEFLLGELAVKYKSIIANE
- a CDS encoding DUF5916 domain-containing protein, producing the protein MQKFYYSLLILFVFNNFNAYSQKKNLIAKSTTQNISIDGKMNEAAWKENTEIATDFIMFEPDNGKPISKDKKTEVKVLYDNDAIYIMAILYDNEPDKIQKEITNRDVFGVSDHFSVSINGFNDGQQDFRFYVSAAGVQMDCLATEDNEDFVWDAIWDSEVSITDFGWVVEMKIPYAALRFSNAQKQTWGLNFMREIKRDVQKYTWNHVDTKIGAVITQAGTLEGIENIKTSTRLFFIPYTSFYYQKNDSDSDKTFKGGLDIKYGINDSFTLDAILVPDFGQTKFDNAILNLEPFEQRFDENRPFFTEGTNLFNIGNLFYSRRIGGAPSSVPEVSDDEEITEYPSTVDLLNAVKISGRTEKGLGIGFLNAVTERTKATILNNLTNETREEVIEPLTNYNVMVFDQRFNQNSSVSFVNTNVTRNGSFRDANVSALLFDLSTKANSYNLYGDFKYSTINDIEDYNGFKTSLNFAKTSGQYRYALSGKYISENYDVNDLGIIFYTNYHNAYAKGSYRIVNPTKYFNTFKFEQELNFEIQNTTGKSQEAWHKTTLKATTLNNHYFEFALVITPFETFDFYEPRVAGRYLQIPRKISSYFGTEFNRNSAFTFDFTPSFTLFDQDKRITYGIALGPKYRVNDKLSLFYVLDYTRKNNDIGWVGFENSDIIIGKRNREILQNDFTGKYAINNKMTLNLTARYYWSYSDNLEYYNLQDDGYLVENNSYSLNKNRNFNSWNFDLSYSWWFAPGSQISVLYRNYGLERSNQVERNLSTNLKNVFNSDLTSIFSISLRYFIDYNTVKNKF
- a CDS encoding DUF5916 domain-containing protein, which translates into the protein MKRILFINALLLSFFGYSQKKTLPTKFISDNINIDGKLDEEIWKTAPIATDFIMFQPDNGKPIPENKRTEVRVLYDNDAIYIAALMYDNEPSKILKEITKRDDFGTSDFFGVFINGYNDGQQNFQFFVSASDGQADCISTDSSGEDYSWDAVWKSKAILTDFGWALEMRIPYAALRFSDEKKQTWGLNFFREIRRDRQKYSWNFIDSKIGTFTQQNGILEGIENIKTPTRLFLLPYSSFYVNSNSKQKTTGTLKGGLDIKYGINDAFTLDAILIPDFGQTKFDNQILNLGPFEQQFNENRPFFTEGIDLFSKGNLLYSRRIGGRPSTYPTIGNDEKATDNPSSVNLLNALKISGRTKNGLGIGILNAVTERTFATITNNNTQSTRREEVEPLSNYNVLVLDQRFRKNSSVSFVNTNVTRNGSFRDGNVSALVWDLNTLKNTYNLSGNLKYSYINDIEDKKGTSSSLNFAETSGKYRYSLGGELVTKDYDNNDLGINFETNYYSLYGNASYRILNPTKHFNSFRIGYNMYTQFQKETGKLQGNNINLNVNIGNKKNHNYGFGVNTNFLESYDYYEPRVNNRFVILPERVSAWLYISSNYNNKFAFDINPSIAIFNEKDRSTFGLSIGPRYRFNDKFSLSYNLDIERKNNNRGFVDLFDEDLNSATPATIIFGNRNVATYSNSLSGKYSISSKMNFDLSIRHYWSYAENKNFLSLEQNGKLTDFTGYNRNKNQNFNSWNLDLSYSWWFAPGSQISILYRNNAANFEREINKDFGKKVTNLLNNEALSHVLSVSVRYYIDYNSIKNIL
- a CDS encoding DUF6702 family protein — translated: MKKAFIITLLAIFSLSLVSFSAHKFYMAIYQVNYAPQKKMLQITSRIFIDDLNKALEKKYKKKLFLGLDKESAEELILLKKYINENFSIKVNGQSKSMNFLSKEIDDDVLICYWSIKEIAKINSLEISNSVLLDWNAEQQNITHINVLGIKKSILFTESSTKEMLKY
- a CDS encoding carboxypeptidase-like regulatory domain-containing protein; the encoded protein is MNKKNIFSVILFLLITPFLFGQIDSRKIIYGVIVVENITGESINVVNQSLKLSTVSDKNGLFSILAKEGDVLVFSAVNLDTLHKIIIKHDLVLDVIRITMTPASIALKEVVVKERQKISAESLGIIPNGMKKYTSAERKLKTAGDFKPIMLLGLIGGSMPLDPLINMINGRTKRLKKDLEVERKEFCLKKLENMFDEDHIINKLGIPAIYVKGFEYFAVENENFIKNLNLGNKTVIEFLLGELAVKYKSIIANE